The Terriglobales bacterium genome window below encodes:
- a CDS encoding ATP-binding protein, with protein sequence MSFRAKLLLMFSVSVVIVVALVSAIVSATLRRSFERLDQERTAALATQFRNEFARRGQEVSRRVAAVAERDSTLRMAADLARPNADSSPYVNEAGAVATAQQLDLLEFVSSDGAIISSAQWPARFGYKEVLHQLDEAATQPAFLRREDVADGAILGLVAARPVRVAGSQLYVIGGERLDKSFLASLVLPEGVRAMLYRSTGPRFVPSAVTDAAGPVPGADALGPLVAAVLRERRESSQMVPSTSDLAGDEMLHAIPLAGRDGEVLGVFILASSRRELVAIERHIGWVALLVACAGILLGILLSGWVAARVTQPVDELADAARQVAKGNLDARVYTTTKDELGYLAAAFNRMTRDLSDQRDRLVQAERVAAWRELARRLAHELKNPLFPLQITVENLVRARERDPSQFDEVFQESTRTLLAELANLKAIIGRFSDFAKMPAPQVQRVDVNQAVRNALKVFEARLAAGAGGAPIRSETDLDPGLQPIDADPDLLHRALQNLVLNAMDAMPSGGNLVIRTRQKDAAVQIEVSDTGTGLTKEECDRLFTPYYTTKQHGTGLGLAIVQSVVSDHHGKISVESEPGRGTTFRIELPARMPETVLARGADA encoded by the coding sequence GTGAGTTTCCGGGCCAAGTTGCTGCTGATGTTCAGCGTCAGTGTCGTGATCGTGGTGGCGCTGGTGAGCGCCATCGTCTCCGCGACCCTGCGCCGGTCGTTCGAGCGTCTCGACCAGGAGCGGACCGCGGCCCTGGCCACCCAGTTCCGCAACGAATTCGCGCGTCGCGGACAGGAAGTCAGCCGGCGGGTCGCCGCCGTCGCCGAACGGGACTCCACCCTGCGCATGGCCGCCGACCTGGCCCGTCCGAATGCCGACTCGTCGCCCTATGTCAATGAAGCCGGCGCCGTCGCCACCGCCCAGCAGCTCGATCTCCTGGAGTTCGTGTCCTCGGATGGCGCCATCATCTCGTCGGCACAATGGCCGGCACGGTTCGGTTACAAGGAAGTCCTGCACCAGCTCGACGAGGCTGCGACGCAACCGGCGTTCCTCCGGCGCGAGGACGTCGCCGACGGCGCCATCCTGGGTCTGGTCGCGGCCCGTCCGGTGCGTGTGGCCGGCTCTCAGCTCTATGTGATCGGGGGCGAGCGCCTCGACAAGAGTTTCCTCGCCTCGCTCGTCCTGCCGGAGGGTGTGCGCGCCATGCTCTATCGCAGCACCGGCCCGCGCTTCGTGCCCTCCGCTGTGACCGACGCTGCCGGGCCGGTCCCGGGGGCCGATGCGCTCGGGCCGCTCGTCGCCGCAGTGCTGCGCGAGCGCCGCGAGTCGTCGCAGATGGTCCCCTCGACAAGCGATCTGGCGGGGGACGAGATGTTGCATGCCATCCCCCTCGCCGGCCGCGACGGCGAAGTGCTCGGCGTCTTCATCCTCGCCAGCTCGCGGCGGGAGCTGGTCGCCATCGAACGACATATCGGATGGGTGGCTCTGCTGGTGGCGTGCGCCGGCATCCTGCTTGGCATCCTGCTCAGCGGCTGGGTGGCGGCGCGGGTCACGCAGCCGGTGGACGAGCTGGCCGACGCCGCCCGCCAGGTCGCCAAGGGCAATCTGGATGCCCGCGTTTACACCACCACCAAGGACGAGCTGGGCTACCTGGCGGCGGCCTTCAATCGCATGACCCGTGATCTGAGCGACCAGCGCGACCGCCTGGTGCAGGCCGAGCGCGTGGCCGCCTGGAGAGAGCTGGCTCGCCGCCTGGCTCACGAGCTCAAGAACCCGCTCTTCCCGCTGCAGATCACGGTGGAGAACCTGGTGCGCGCCCGGGAGCGCGATCCGAGCCAGTTCGACGAAGTCTTCCAGGAAAGCACGCGCACCTTGCTGGCGGAGCTGGCGAACCTGAAGGCGATCATCGGCCGCTTCAGCGATTTCGCCAAGATGCCGGCGCCGCAGGTCCAGCGCGTGGACGTCAACCAGGCGGTGCGCAACGCGCTCAAGGTCTTCGAAGCTCGGCTCGCCGCCGGCGCCGGCGGCGCCCCCATCCGCTCCGAGACCGATCTTGACCCCGGGCTGCAGCCCATCGACGCCGATCCCGACCTCCTGCATCGCGCCCTGCAGAACCTGGTGCTGAACGCGATGGATGCCATGCCTTCCGGGGGGAATCTGGTCATCCGCACCCGCCAGAAGGACGCTGCCGTGCAGATCGAGGTCAGCGACACCGGCACCGGCCTCACCAAGGAGGAGTGCGACCGCCTGTTCACGCCCTACTACACCACCAAGCAGCACGGCACCGGGCTGGGGCTGGCCATCGTGCAGTCGGTGGTCAGCGACCATCACGGCAAGATCTCGGTGGAAAGCGAGCCGGGGCGCGGCACGACCTTTCGTATTGAACTGCCTGCGCGGATGCCGGAAACTGTGCTGGCGCGAGGCGCCGATGCCTAG
- a CDS encoding sigma-54 dependent transcriptional regulator, with the protein MPSPAPQQAAKVHLLIIDDDPNTLASLSRAFRLAGHEATVCDNADRALELVKSQPFDLILSDVVMPDKDGLAFLNEYRGLGIDTPVVMMSGQAHIDMAVKATRLGAIDFLEKPLSSEKLLLTIENVVKLKRLEEENTRLRARVGRHEIVWASEPMKKVMAQIERVAPTETRVCILGETGTGKELVARTLHERSARKNGQFVTLNCAAVPGELVESELFGHEKGSFTGAAARHIGKFEQAQRGTLFLDEIGDMPPPMQAKLLRVLEQNEIERVGGDRPIAVDVRVIVATHRRLESLVEKGAFRQDLYHRIYVFPISLPPLRERLDDIPVLAEHFAAQVAEQNGWKAAQFAPEAMESLKAYGWPGNVRELRNVVERLLLLAGGQVVDAELVRSSLPSSTGLEAPAALGSGPLSSRLDVYEKQIILSELKRNHFHITNTAKALGLERSHLYKKCEQLGIDLRRMRPAQTE; encoded by the coding sequence ATGCCTAGTCCCGCTCCTCAGCAGGCCGCGAAGGTGCACCTGCTCATCATCGACGACGATCCCAACACCCTGGCCTCGCTGTCGCGCGCCTTCCGCCTGGCGGGCCACGAGGCCACCGTCTGCGACAATGCCGACCGCGCCCTCGAGCTGGTGAAGTCCCAGCCCTTCGACCTGATCCTCTCCGACGTGGTCATGCCCGACAAGGATGGGCTGGCGTTCCTCAACGAGTATCGCGGGCTGGGCATCGATACCCCGGTGGTGATGATGTCCGGGCAGGCGCACATCGATATGGCGGTGAAGGCGACCCGCCTGGGCGCCATCGATTTCCTGGAAAAGCCGCTTTCCTCCGAGAAGCTGCTGCTCACCATCGAGAACGTGGTCAAGCTCAAGCGCCTGGAGGAAGAGAACACCCGGCTGCGGGCCCGCGTGGGCAGGCATGAGATCGTGTGGGCTTCGGAGCCGATGAAGAAAGTGATGGCCCAGATCGAGCGGGTGGCGCCCACCGAGACCCGGGTCTGCATCCTGGGCGAGACCGGGACCGGGAAGGAACTCGTGGCCCGCACCTTGCACGAGCGTAGCGCCCGCAAGAACGGGCAGTTCGTGACCCTGAACTGCGCCGCCGTGCCCGGCGAACTGGTTGAGTCCGAGCTGTTCGGCCACGAGAAGGGCTCGTTCACCGGCGCCGCGGCCCGCCACATCGGCAAGTTCGAGCAGGCGCAGCGTGGCACCCTGTTCCTGGACGAGATCGGCGACATGCCCCCGCCCATGCAAGCCAAGCTGCTGCGCGTCCTGGAGCAGAACGAGATCGAGCGGGTGGGGGGCGACCGGCCCATCGCTGTGGACGTGCGGGTCATCGTCGCCACCCATCGCCGCCTCGAATCGCTGGTCGAGAAAGGCGCGTTTCGCCAGGACCTCTACCACCGCATCTACGTCTTCCCCATCAGCCTTCCGCCGCTGCGCGAGCGCCTCGACGACATCCCGGTGCTGGCCGAGCATTTCGCCGCCCAGGTCGCCGAGCAGAACGGATGGAAGGCGGCGCAGTTCGCGCCCGAGGCCATGGAGTCACTGAAGGCATACGGCTGGCCGGGAAACGTGCGCGAGCTGCGTAATGTGGTCGAGAGGCTCCTGTTGCTGGCCGGCGGTCAGGTGGTGGATGCGGAGCTGGTCCGCAGTTCCCTTCCCTCCTCAACCGGCCTCGAGGCGCCCGCAGCGTTGGGCTCGGGGCCGCTCTCCAGCCGCCTCGACGTCTACGAGAAGCAGATCATTCTCTCTGAGCTGAAGCGGAACCACTTTCACATCACCAACACCGCCAAGGCGCTCGGCCTGGAACGCAGCCATCTCTACAAGAAATGCGAGCAGCTGGGGATCGACCTTCGGCGCATGCGACCGGCCCAGACGGAGTAG
- a CDS encoding TldD/PmbA family protein produces the protein MRFRLWFCLLLLIPLLGSAQQTSNNNDPVMQSLKQELNRSHSVLKKEKVPPYFISYELTDTRTIEVDSSFGALTSTTDKKTRLLDMDLRVGDYKLDSTHAGGPWNFAAVRFGQVRTQLPIEDGADALRVALWLETDRQYKDAVQRFEAVKTSREMKVPDEDKSPDFSPAPAQNYSENVVTIIFDRAVWEEKARQYGRAFRKYPDVEDADVTASAETTTRRYINTDGAEIRTSMTLYKLSISASIKAEDGENLPLMRTFMSFTPEGLPSDDAVLRTVNEMVDMLLGLKKAPVAEAYTGPAILSSRASAVFFHEIFGHRIEGARLKDEDDAQTFKKKVNQQVLPTFLSVYSDPTVHRFGKTDLVGSYSYDDEGVKARRVAVVDKGIFKTFLMSRSPIEGFSESNGHGRRQQGYPVAARQSNLIVEASKTVSRAELKNMLIERVKKAKKPYGLFFDDIKGGFTYTSRAVPNSFSVMPTVVYRVYPDGREELVRGLDLIGTPLIAFSKIVAAD, from the coding sequence GTGCGATTTCGTCTGTGGTTCTGTCTTCTCTTGTTGATTCCTCTCCTTGGTTCTGCCCAGCAGACCTCCAACAACAACGATCCGGTCATGCAATCCCTCAAGCAGGAGTTGAACCGGTCCCACTCCGTCCTCAAGAAAGAAAAGGTTCCACCTTATTTCATCTCCTACGAACTCACTGATACCCGAACGATTGAGGTCGATTCTTCATTCGGCGCGCTCACTTCCACCACCGACAAGAAAACGCGACTGCTCGACATGGACCTGCGCGTCGGCGATTACAAGCTCGACAGCACCCACGCCGGTGGCCCGTGGAACTTTGCGGCTGTCCGCTTCGGCCAGGTCCGCACACAGCTCCCGATCGAAGATGGCGCGGACGCCCTCCGAGTCGCTCTTTGGCTCGAGACGGACCGTCAGTACAAAGATGCAGTACAGCGCTTCGAAGCCGTGAAAACCAGCCGAGAGATGAAGGTACCGGACGAAGACAAGTCCCCGGACTTCTCTCCGGCGCCGGCCCAGAACTACTCGGAAAATGTCGTAACAATCATCTTCGACCGCGCCGTGTGGGAAGAAAAGGCACGCCAGTACGGCCGCGCGTTCCGCAAGTATCCCGATGTTGAGGACGCCGATGTGACCGCTAGCGCGGAGACGACTACGCGCCGCTACATCAATACCGATGGCGCCGAGATCCGCACGTCGATGACTCTTTACAAGTTGTCCATCTCGGCTTCCATCAAGGCCGAGGACGGCGAGAACCTGCCGCTGATGCGCACCTTCATGTCCTTCACTCCCGAAGGTCTGCCCAGCGATGATGCCGTGCTCCGCACCGTGAACGAAATGGTCGACATGCTGCTCGGGCTGAAGAAAGCCCCGGTGGCTGAGGCTTACACTGGCCCAGCGATCCTTTCCAGCCGTGCCAGCGCCGTCTTCTTCCACGAAATCTTCGGCCACCGCATCGAGGGCGCCCGCCTTAAGGATGAAGACGACGCCCAAACCTTCAAAAAGAAGGTCAACCAGCAGGTGCTGCCCACGTTCCTCTCCGTCTACTCCGATCCGACCGTCCATCGGTTCGGCAAAACCGACCTGGTCGGCTCTTACAGCTACGACGACGAAGGCGTGAAAGCACGCCGCGTCGCGGTCGTGGACAAAGGCATCTTTAAGACCTTCCTTATGTCGCGCTCGCCCATCGAGGGCTTCTCTGAATCGAATGGTCACGGACGTCGTCAGCAGGGCTACCCCGTGGCCGCGCGACAATCCAACCTCATCGTTGAAGCTTCGAAGACGGTCTCGCGCGCCGAACTGAAGAACATGCTCATTGAGCGCGTTAAGAAAGCCAAGAAGCCTTACGGTCTGTTCTTCGACGATATCAAGGGCGGCTTTACCTACACCTCACGCGCTGTGCCGAACTCATTCAGCGTGATGCCCACCGTCGTCTACCGCGTCTATCCCGACGGCCGCGAGGAGCTCGTGCGCGGCCTCGATCTGATTGGCACTCCGCTTATCGCCTTCAGCAAGATTGTCGCTGCCGACG
- a CDS encoding ABC transporter substrate-binding protein, translated as MKRSPLLSFAAISLALCASAQAATRPAYGGTLRVESSASLSSLDPAQEGGLSADAGLRSKVASLLFDGLVRLDESGTVQPALATSWRHDADFRRWEFVVREGVKMHNGSRLDPRLVVMSLAAANGAWKVRLAGNAVVVESESPMPELLAELARPRYSIVGRGIEGALIGTGPFRVAEFQPGKRLLLRANEDWWAGRPYADAIEITFARSYRDQSIDLQADRADVIEVSADQARRAAQEGQRLATSSPVELLAIVFLPKVQDQRVREAVSAAIDRASLHGILLQKQGEPAASLLPQWVSGYAFLFPTARNEAAPQPQRTGSSAQALTLAYDWSDTVAKSVAERVAVNARDAGVTVQVFGENLGNRPANADMRLVRVVLPSARASVALAAMAADLGYKEQAQQIVAMTSPESLYSAERALLRDFVVVPLAYVPEVHALGPRVRNWVAPRQGGWPLENVSLVLEKP; from the coding sequence ATGAAGCGTTCACCTTTACTGTCGTTTGCGGCCATTAGCCTGGCGCTGTGCGCTTCCGCGCAGGCGGCCACCCGCCCCGCTTATGGCGGCACGCTGCGCGTGGAATCGAGTGCCTCCCTCAGTTCGCTCGATCCGGCGCAGGAGGGCGGCTTGTCCGCAGATGCGGGGCTTCGCAGCAAGGTCGCTTCCCTGCTGTTCGACGGCCTGGTGCGGCTGGACGAGAGCGGCACGGTCCAGCCCGCGTTGGCCACCTCGTGGCGGCACGACGCGGACTTCCGGCGCTGGGAGTTTGTGGTGCGGGAAGGCGTCAAGATGCACAATGGTTCCCGCCTGGACCCGCGGCTGGTCGTGATGTCGCTCGCCGCCGCCAATGGCGCCTGGAAGGTCCGCCTCGCCGGGAATGCTGTGGTCGTGGAAAGCGAGTCGCCGATGCCGGAGCTGCTCGCCGAGCTGGCCCGCCCGCGCTACTCCATCGTGGGGCGCGGCATCGAGGGCGCGCTGATCGGGACTGGGCCCTTCCGGGTGGCCGAATTCCAACCCGGCAAGCGGCTGCTGCTGCGCGCGAACGAGGATTGGTGGGCCGGCCGCCCTTACGCCGATGCCATCGAGATCACCTTCGCCCGCAGCTACCGCGATCAGAGCATCGATCTGCAGGCCGATCGTGCCGACGTCATCGAGGTGTCAGCAGACCAGGCGCGCCGCGCGGCCCAGGAGGGACAACGCCTGGCGACTTCCTCCCCCGTCGAGCTGCTGGCCATCGTCTTCTTGCCCAAGGTGCAGGACCAGCGAGTGCGGGAGGCGGTCAGCGCAGCCATCGACCGCGCCTCGCTCCACGGCATCCTCTTGCAAAAACAAGGAGAGCCGGCCGCCAGCCTGCTGCCGCAGTGGGTCAGCGGCTACGCCTTTCTCTTTCCGACCGCCCGGAACGAGGCGGCCCCTCAGCCGCAGCGCACCGGTTCTTCGGCGCAGGCCTTGACCCTGGCCTACGATTGGTCAGACACGGTGGCCAAGTCGGTCGCCGAGCGGGTGGCGGTGAATGCCCGCGATGCCGGCGTGACCGTCCAAGTCTTCGGGGAGAACCTCGGGAACCGGCCGGCGAACGCCGACATGAGGCTGGTGCGGGTGGTATTGCCGTCAGCGCGGGCTTCGGTCGCCCTGGCGGCGATGGCCGCCGACCTCGGCTACAAGGAGCAGGCGCAGCAGATCGTGGCCATGACCTCTCCGGAGTCTCTGTACTCCGCCGAACGCGCGCTCCTGCGCGACTTCGTCGTGGTTCCGCTGGCCTACGTGCCCGAAGTGCATGCGCTGGGGCCGCGGGTGCGAAACTGGGTGGCGCCGCGCCAGGGCGGATGGCCGTTGGAGAACGTCTCGCTGGTGCTGGAGAAGCCGTGA